One part of the Capra hircus breed San Clemente chromosome 4, ASM170441v1, whole genome shotgun sequence genome encodes these proteins:
- the LOC102170111 gene encoding EF-hand calcium-binding domain-containing protein 10, translated as MEARSSRELKARNYLEKHRIMDLLTYLTSALLFFRPERPREYLISVLERLRIAKLSGVALPFFMDNSNIASMFEMLDSSNKGSISFVQYKEALKTLGLCTEGEVLKDDGHGVTFEQFRNEVNKRTQEIWSAF; from the exons ATGGAGGCCCGAAGCAGCAGGGAGCTCAAAGCCAGGAATTATTTGGAAAAACATCGGATTATGGACTTGCTGACCTATCTTACCAGCGCCCTCCTCTTTTTCCGGCCGG AAAGACCAAGAGAGTATTTAATATCTGTATTGGAACGGCTGAGAATTGCCAAGCTATCAGGCGTGGCTCTCCCTTTCTTTATGGATAACTCTAACATTGCATCTATGTTTGAGATGCTGGACTCCTCGAATAAAGGATCCATATCATTCGTACAGTATAAAGAAG CACTAAAAACCCTGGGTCTGTGTACTGAAGGTGAAGTTTTAAAAGATGATGGACATGGAGTAACTTTTGAACAATTCAGGAATGAAGT gaaCAAGAGGACTCAGGAAATATGGTCAGCATTTTAA